The following are encoded in a window of Panulirus ornatus isolate Po-2019 chromosome 61, ASM3632096v1, whole genome shotgun sequence genomic DNA:
- the Manf gene encoding mesencephalic astrocyte-derived neurotrophic factor homolog, with product MKMNWHVGTVLLLACISASAALKPGECEVCVTFMTKFSETLSSDEKTKPNVIEKRFKETCEKAKGKDNRFCYYIGGLEESATGILGEMSKPLSWGMPMDKICEKLKKKDAQICDLRYEKQIDLNNVDLKKLKVRDLKKILNDWDESCDDCLEKGDYIKRIESLKPKYVRGEL from the exons ATGAAG ATGAATTGGCACGTGGGGACTGTGTTGTTACTTGCATGCATATCTGCTTCTGCAGCTTTAAAACCGGGTGAATGTGAAG TTTGTGTTACTTTTATGACCAAGTTCAGCGAGACTTTATCATCTGATGAGAAGACAAAGCCCAATGTTATTGAAAAAAGATTCAAAGAAACCTGTGAAAAGGCGAAGG GTAAAGACAATCGTTTCTGCTACTACATTGGAGGATTGGAAGAGTCAGCAACAGGTATCTTGGGAGAAATGTCTAAACCTTTGTCATGGGGGATGCCCATGGATAAGATCTGCGAAAAACTAAAGAAGAAGGATGCACAGATCTGCGACCTTAGATATG AGAAGCAGATTGACCTGAACAATGTGGACTTGAAAAAGCTGAAGGTGAGGGATCTTAAGAAGATACTCAATGACTGGGATGAATCTTGTGATGACTGCTTGGAGAAAGGAGACTACATTAAGAGGATCGAGTCGCTTAAACCAAAATATGTCCGAGGGGAACTGTAA